The sequence CAGCCTGATGGACCAAAACTCTCCAGAGAGAGTAGCGTTTGTGTCCAGAGCCTTGAAATGGTCGACGGGCGGGTCCGGCAAGTTGGGTCACCCGAAACTccaccagctgctggctgtcaCCTTGTGGAAAGGTAAACCAATTAGATCATTTAGTTTATGTAGTGTAGAAAATAACAACGAATGCTTGTAAGTTACAAAAGCCCAAAGTGACTCAGTATTGAatgtaattatataaaacatgGATACAGTAGTTGTCAGTAGTTGTgtttggctttttacttgctCATTAACTAAAAGGATTTATTGATTCTCAATATTGTTTGCAATTAATGTCATCAGTTATTGATCATTTTACACagaatttgaaagcatcttgaTTTTTCCCTCGATACTGTGTTCCCATGTATCCCCATTCCCATGTTCCCAAAAATCCCATTTATAGTCATAAACATAAGCCTAACAAATCCAACTTAGACTCGAGAGCAGAGCACAGCAGCAGTGTATGATGTGCatcaaaacatctgttttatatttaagcCAAGACACTAGTTCATGACGCATGTCCTCTCACATCAGGGTTCCCCGCTGTCCTATTTCCTAGAGTTGGCATGCGTTAGTGCTCAAGAAGAGCAGAGATTGGTTAATCACTCCCCCAGCTGAGTCCATCCCCCCCCAGCTTCCACACCTCAGTCCTCTTATTGTGCAGGTGGCCTGTGTGGAAGTCACAATCTCAGCAgtgaaaatatcattttttttgtgttcagaGCAAAATTACAGTGAGTCTCGTTACCACTTCCTGCATTCGTCTGACGGGGAGGGCTGCGCACAGATGCTGGTGGAGTTTTCAGCGTCACGAGGCTTCCGCAGTGAGGTGGACATGTTTGTGGCGCAAGCCGTCCTACAGTAAGTGAACAGTGAACGCTCCGGATGCaacaatattcttttttttttctggaaacgTATGAGTTCTgagtgcagcagcagtctgtAATGTGAAGTTATTTTTAGATTAAGGCACTCAGGATTTGTTGTGTGCGGTGGAGAAAGTTGTATTGATGCATCCTTCTCCGGCATGTCGGCCCTGCAGTCATATCTGCTTTCTATCTGTCAGCAGTTTCTTCAAAGTGTCTTTGATCTCTCTTTTTCTGGTCTActgtccctccctctctccctccctccctccttcgctctctttctctctccatcctccttcATCCCTTGTGTCACACTCTGTAATATTCTGTTTCCCATCGTCTCCTTCTGTCTTTACCCTCTGTCCcctttctatttctgtctcttcctcacTGAACCTCCCACCCCCTACAGGTTCCTCTGCctaaagaacaaaaacagcGCTTCCGTGGTGTTCAGCACATACACAGAGAAACACCCGTCCATAGAGAAGGGCCCTCCCTTTGTCCAGCCTCTACTAAACTTTATCTGGTTTCTGCTGCTGGCAGTGGATGGGTGAGGAGAAATTCAATATATATGTGGGATTCGTTATGATCGCGACATCATGCGGGGTCCCACTGTGGcttattttgttgaaaaatgttgtgGCAGTTTACCTCTTGCACTTCaatgaaaaaagagacaaatcTGGATACAGTGTTGTCACACTCGATACAGACATACAAGCTGCTGTAGAGGAGTGAGCCCCGAATAGTGTGGCCAATACTTCTTAATCACCAACCTTTAGGAGTTGTTGTGACTACCCTATGCACGATTATACTCAAACAGACACGACAGGATCTGTTTCACAATGAAcagatgttctttgtttctctttcaaaCAGGAACATACGGTTCAGACGTACAAACATGATTTCTGTGACTGTCACGAAGCATTTTGAACCTTCCACAAGTCCACGTAAACATTTATACATATCGATAGAATAGTTTCCCCTCACAATATCTGCACACACTCCATCAGCGGTCATTCAGAACACGCAGTAAGCTAATTAAACTAGCATTAGCTGACTTCCTACTGCAGCAGTAATCCCATTTGATGATCACGAATTTTGTACAGCagatagaacaaaacaaactcttcatgatgtgTAACATTGGTTTAACTATTGTTGAGCTTGACAGATGCAAAGTGctaaaaatcagtaaaaaataGATTGATAATAAAGCACAGTATTTTAAACgtttcttctctttgtttcttcagGGGTAAATTAACAGTTTTCACAGTGTTATGTGAGCAATATCAACCTTCCCTGAAGAGGGACCCCATGTATAATGAGGTGagtgttttttacttttattttgtcaCCCTATGTGTTATGCTCGCCTGCCATGACTATGACCTTTAGTCATGTTGAAATAAGCAGCGAATGCTTAATGTTAATGCGTCAATTTCTTAATATCGTCTTgttcatgttatgtcatgtctctcctcttcctctttctttggATGTCCTCCTTGCTCTTCAGTATCTTGACAGAATAGGACAGCTTTTCTTTGGGGTTCCACCCAAACAGTCCCCATCATACGGTGGACTGCTAGGTGAGTGTACCAAGACTGTTTATTTAATACCTTTTTGATTTTGCTGCATGGGATGTATAAAGTTTATCAGAGGCGCCCCAGTGGATTAGAGGTGAAGATGCCGACCAGCATCTGCAGCATCCCTGGCTGGAGTCTGGCTGGGGACCTTTTGTTGTGTCTCTCTTACTTGTTTCCTGTCAACTCTCTGCTGGTGCTCTTTAATACAGACATAAAACCTCCCCTGGCTTCCCAAAGAACAGGGATGCAACTAATCAGCAACTtatttgctgattaattttgtcaattgactaatcagtaaattcattcattgtttcagCTCATTAGTTGATCTTATCTTAATTGAGCagactttatttgttttacatagAAGTTACTGATGAACTTCATTTGTGTTATTAGGCATGAATTACTTTTCTGCATGAACTGATAACACTTCGCTCTCTTTTCAGCCTTCAGGTTTTACacattaaatgaatatttttctaactctatgcacacatgtacatgtacgTCTTAAGCTTGATGTAATGACAGATGTAAAAAGTAAAGCaagttttgaaaaagaaaatcacactATAAAATAGTTTGTAGTCCACTGTGTGCACTTGATTTATCTTCATTTTCACATgagggatgatgatgatgatcaatGATGTCGCACCCCGCAGGAAACCTGCTGAACAGCCTGATGGGGTCGGGCGAGGATGACGACGGTGCTGAGGAAGCCCAGGAGGACAGCAGCCCCATAGAGCTGGATTGAGCCTGCAGCCGAGGACGTGGAGAACAAAcgaacacaaaaaaaaaaagaggaaaagaccTCGCCGCCTCCCTCCTTCACCTCCACAACAGGGGTGGGGCGAGGCGCCGGTCTGTGTTTTCAGAGGCGTGCTGTTTCacaaacacccccccccccccccccccccccaaaaccccACCCCGACCCCTCATCATCCCACCCATCAAGTCCAAAATCAGAACAAGTATCAGGCCGCTAAAACACCCCTCTCAGCACTGCCTGGACTGACTGCGCCAAACTGCAAACTCTTCCCGTGTTGAATTATTGTAAGactatataattttattttaatcattatttttgttagttttgggACTCTCTGTTTAGGGTTTATggtttttaaacataaaataacaacaaactgTCCTTTCCCTGTGAATACCTGCCTGATGGGCGAATGTTTGGTGTCCCAGCGGAGAGGACAGCATCACAAGCGAAACCCCTCCTtataatgttgttgttgatgacatcatcataagAGGGGTTTTAGGTCATTTCACTACCATATTCTAACTGTTTTTGCCAGACAGTCACACGGAGCTGGATCAGAACCATGGTGTGGCTGTCgtcggctttttttttttcaacaacttTTTTCCGTTAAGTctctttcagtttcttttaaattaaaatgatttgtagTCAAGGCCACCTTTCAGTTTCTCTAGTTTGTCCATTCGCTTCATGGAcagaaaagacaacaaagtTATGTGTAAGAGGTCACCTTGCACCTTAAGTatcaaccaaacaaacaaaccctgtCTTTTCAGTGTCTTCTCAACACTGGTGGCCATCATCTTTATTTAAGTTAATTACTGCAAACCTGGGCTGTCTGTGTTGAAATAACTCCGATGCAGACATCTCACTTTTTTACCGTGCACTTGAAGGACTGATGCTAAACTTGTTAGCATCTCCAAGAGGAATTTTGTGTGGTAAAACACaaattttggctttttttttttctctttacagtTGCCAAGTCATAAAAAATGTCTGGCAACGACGTGTTTGAAGCACTTATAAAGAGTTTATGTTCTGCTGGTTGTTGGCTTCGGGCGCCTGTCTACATGCTGTGAAGAATAAAAAGTCCAAGTTTGAGTTACCTTCCAAGTTTGTAAACTGATCTTTATGACAGAGTAAAGTGAGACACTGTGAAACTGGTCTGTTAAAAATGCTAATACCTAAACCAGCTGGTTGCACCACTATTTCTAGTTTAGTCTTTTGCCccctttcctgtttttttgtttgttttacttttatatttctgttaaaCGATTCCTCTTGGAGGTGGATAAAAAGTCAGCATCAGCTCAGCCAACGCACAACAAGAAGTGTGATTTACATAATAGCTGCAGTACATCAGTGTTAAACTCCTCGGCCTGCTGACAACACTCATAATGCTTCTTCCTCTTGACTGCTTTCTTTTCTCACATCTTTCAATCTTCAGCGTCTTTTTGTCCTTGTGGTGACATTCGATCAGTTCGGGTCTTGTCAGTCTGCTGTTttaggatttaaaaaaataaattaaaaaaaaaaagccctaaATGTGCTTCAGATAATCTTAAGGGGTCAAATCCCCCCCAGTGAAGTCAGATTTTTCATTAAATACTAGGAAAGTCCAGAGGTCTTCCAATGTAGAGTAATGTTTATTTACTTCTATGTAATTATCTGTGCGGGGCTATGGAACACCAAAATGGCCAAAATTAAATAAGACATTATGAgttaataaagtaaaataaaaatatgaaccaATATATTGTGAAATCATTCAATACATTGTTTAAAACTCAACTCATTTCTGGgaaatgtttcaacattttcaagaagagacaaaaacaacaatgatgAATGATGTTTCAAAACTGATGTTGTTGGTTTGTGCAAATACTTAATCATTATCTGGTAATATTATTGATTTAATATTGGCCATTTTGGTGTTCCATAAGGGACTGATTGGCTTAATGTGGTAGTgctacagagagacagatagaatAGCGTTGAGGTGTCTGTGTACATGCTCTGCTGTGATTGCATCTGTCTAATGTCTGtgaagatacagagagagagaccagtGACAGCAGCAGTCATCAGAGCGCACATGAAGATGCATTATTTAGAAGCAAAGCTACCAAATCTCCTCTGAAAGAAAACTGcaagtaaatatttaaagatgaCTCATAACTTTAACAGTTTTCTAATGTCTCTGATGAGCGGCTCCTCCTGCAGGCCTCTGTTACACCACTGACGTCCAACATCTGAAGGGAAAACGGGCCAAATGGACTTTTATGATCCTTGAGAAAAGAACCCGTTTTCCAAAGAGAAATGCAGTTATATGGTCACACAACTACATACTCTAGTACCCCACACTGcacagttgtgtttttttattcagtgttactcGTCATAACTTCATTTAGGCAAAGAAACATGTAAAAGAGGAGGCAGCAATGAAAACTTTAGGGCATTCTGTTTTTGCTAACCTGAATGTCAGTTCTGTTAGAATTCTTGTTTTAATAATCtggcagtaaaaacaaaaaggtgtGTGTGACCAAaggcccgtgtgtgtgtgtgtgtcagtgaacTCCATCACAgctgtttgcttttttgtttgtgatttttttttttttttttttttccttttgagaACTAAAGGGGAGTGTTTTGCCTTTTCGATGATGATTCACTAATTCAGTAAATAAACTACAACTGAGAAGAGTTTGAGAATGTGTTGAAACAAACGTTGTCCTGTCCACTTTTTATTGCACAATGTGTAgtgcatgaaaaaacaaagaaaacaggtACATGGGATACcagtgaggaaaacaaaactgttCAAATTGTAAGTTTTGTagcatttttaacatgttaaagtcAATAATAATTTGATGAGAAATAAGCAAAACATGAGTACAAGTGGGATTAATAATGACTCCATATGCACACCTACTCATGAGAAAGCTTTGAGCTTTACAAATGCATGAAGAGGGcagaattaaaacattaaatatgacatTATATAAATTACATGTGTGACATTATGTTGTAATACAAAGCTTCAGTCGTACGTTAGTTTTATTACCACAGctaaagatttgtttttcaatgtttGAAGCAATTTTTACTTTGACATTAGTAAGAATCAGAACTGAGAaatgattttttctttcttctgcaaACTTTAAATGTAAAGGTTTTGTAGCGTTAGTGTTAGCTGAAGTTTAAAGcttgaaaaaggcaaaaacattgACACAAGAACTGTTTTTGACAACTTCAGTCTTAAAGTATTAAtactgtgtttttcatgttggtAAAACAATGAATATTTAGTAATATTTAGTAGTAATATTACTATTtagtaatatttaatatttagccTTCTTATCCATCATATTCCTGCACATGTTCTCATGTCTCAAGCTTTGCTCCTCACAAAATACATGAAGGCATTTTtacttctttgtgttttctaatattttttttttttatttacataaatgtgACGTGTGATGGCAAAACTGTTTTTTACAAAGGTTGTAGAGGCTGGTGTTCAGGTGCGGGACTGCAGTGAGAGCCTCTGGACTGTATCTGACAGGTGAGCCATGTCGTGCTGCAGAGCCTGGTGCTTGATGTACTCCAAAGTCCGAACctggagcagaaaaaacaaacagcaaggCTATAAGTTGGTCTCTAATTCAGGTGAGAGTGAGGATATTTGAAGCCTGGTGGCACTAATTTATAACAAGACACCTGGAAAACATACATGTCAGTCCCAGTCTGAGAATGAACTCTGTGAGGACATGAAAACTGGGCAGAGAGctgagagtgtttgtgtgttaactTACAGAGACACGTGTGTCGCAATATCCGTGTTTGTGGCTGAGGTTCCACAGGTTGACGGCCAGCTGGCTCAGCTTGTTGTTCCTCAGGTCACCGTGAGCCAGCAGGACACCAAACAGGGAGAAGGCCAGAGCGCCCTGACGGCGTGTGCTCTGCTGCAACGGGGACGGAAAgaacatgtttgtatgtgtcaaaataatttaatgaaatCTCCCAAGAATCAATccaaaaaatgaaagcaaaaaagtGACCTCAGATGCAAAACTTATGATAAAACTATACAAGGGTGAAACATTTGATGACAATATTCtccacttttctttcactgatcAGGATTTTCACTGCTGTCCTGctgcttcatttttcagttttgctgttgaacttttcattttcaattgaGAAGTTTTCAGTTAAAGTGGTCTGGAGGTGCAACAAGTAGTGCTACTTTACTTGACCTTTCCCTCCAAAAGTAATTGGCCGATGGGGAGGCCGCCCAGTAACATCCGCAATCATGAAAGCTTTGTGtcagaactgaaactgaaaaattcagCAGCCAAACTGAAAAGAGACCACAAAAGTCAATTGTAAGTTTTACCTTTGAGGTCATTTCTTgctttcaatttaattttttttctttgatgtttGAGAGATGATGTTCAATTATTATGACACTAATTGAATCTCATATGTTAGTGCAATACTGTTCAGAAAACTGGAGAACACAGGTGTTAGAAATTTCCACCTGCGCCTGGATGCAACATAGAAAACCGTATTGGCTCGAAGATAAAGCAACCCCCCCTTTACCAACacctgtttttgtaaaaaatactttttgacgATACATCACAGTATAGTCACAT is a genomic window of Thunnus maccoyii chromosome 20, fThuMac1.1, whole genome shotgun sequence containing:
- the get4 gene encoding Golgi to ER traffic protein 4 homolog isoform X1 codes for the protein MSEQESLRCSSARNRGGVQRVEGKLRASVEKGDYYEAHQMYRTLFFRYMSQAKHAEARELMYNGALLFFSYNQQNSAADLSMLVLEVLEKSETKVEDEILENLAKLFSLMDQNSPERVAFVSRALKWSTGGSGKLGHPKLHQLLAVTLWKEQNYSESRYHFLHSSDGEGCAQMLVEFSASRGFRSEVDMFVAQAVLQFLCLKNKNSASVVFSTYTEKHPSIEKGPPFVQPLLNFIWFLLLAVDGGKLTVFTVLCEQYQPSLKRDPMYNEYLDRIGQLFFGVPPKQSPSYGGLLGNLLNSLMGSGEDDDGAEEAQEDSSPIELD
- the get4 gene encoding Golgi to ER traffic protein 4 homolog isoform X2 → MQHSRQPRYMSQAKHAEARELMYNGALLFFSYNQQNSAADLSMLVLEVLEKSETKVEDEILENLAKLFSLMDQNSPERVAFVSRALKWSTGGSGKLGHPKLHQLLAVTLWKEQNYSESRYHFLHSSDGEGCAQMLVEFSASRGFRSEVDMFVAQAVLQFLCLKNKNSASVVFSTYTEKHPSIEKGPPFVQPLLNFIWFLLLAVDGGKLTVFTVLCEQYQPSLKRDPMYNEYLDRIGQLFFGVPPKQSPSYGGLLGNLLNSLMGSGEDDDGAEEAQEDSSPIELD